TACACCTTCAGGGCGAAGCGCTCGCGGAGCGCCGCGTCGTGCAGCACCAGGATCCCCTCCATGATCACGACGGGCGTCGGGGCGACCCGGACGGTGGCGTCGTCGCGGTCGTGCCGCGCGAAGTCGTAGACCGGGCGGTGGATCGCCTCGCGGGCGAGGAGGGCGTCGAGGTGCGCGAGCAGCAGGGCGTGGTCGAAGGCGGCGGGTTGGTCGTAGTTCGTCGCGGCGCGCGCCTCGAACGCGACGCCCGGTTGCGCGCGGTAGTAGGCGTCCTGCGGGAGGATCGTGACGCGGTCGGGGGCGTGCGCGTGCAGCGCGGCGGCGACCGTCGTCTTGCCGGAGCCGGTGCCGCCCGCCAGCCCGATCAGCAGCGGCGCGTCGCTCACGGCGCGCCGGCGTCCGTCACGGCGTCCGGTGCGGCCTCCGAGCGGGCGTCGGGGGCGGCGTCCCGTGCGGTGGCGGTGCGCGCCTTCGCCGCGGCGATGAAGCCACGGAACGGCGGGCTGGGGTGCATCAGGCGGGAGCGGAACTCGGGGTGCGACTGCACCCCGACGTAGAAGGGGTGGTCCGGGAGTTCGATCGCTTCGACGAGGCCCTCCCCGCGACCCTCCATGCCGGGCGTGACGCCGGAGACGACCAGGCCGGCGTCGACGAGCGGCGCGACGGCGTCGGGCGCCACCTCGTAGCGGTGCCGGTGGCGTTCGTGCACCACGCCGCCCTCCGCCTCGCCGTACAGGTGCGCGAGGTGCGTGCCCGGCGCGAGGCGCATCGGCCAACTCCCGAGCCGCATGGTGCCGCCCAAGCCCTCGACCTCCAGCTGCTCCGGCATCAACGCGACGACGGGGTGCGGCGTGTAGGGGTCGAACTCGGTGGAGTTCGCCGCCTCGAGCTGCGCGACGTGGCGGGCGTACTCGATGACCGCGACCTGCATCCCCAGGCAGATGCCGAGGTAGGGCACGCGCCGCTCGCGGGCCAGGCGGGCGGCGCGGACCTTGCCCTCGATGCCGCGCACCCCGAACCCGCCGGGCACCAGCACCCCGTCGTAGTCGGTCAGGAAATCCAGGTCGCCGGCGCCGACGTCGGCGGCGGCGAGGTCCTCGGCGGGAACCCACTCGACGTCGACCGCGACGTCGTTGGCGATGCCGGCGTGCACCAACGCCTCGTTGAGCGACAGGTAGGCGTCGGGCATCGCGACGTACTTGCCGACCACCGCGATGCGGACCCGGCCCTGCGGCTCGCGGAGGGTCCGGACCGCGTCGTGCCAGACGTGCAGTTCCGGCACGACCTTCTCCAGCTGCAGGCGTCGTTCCGTGAACCGCCCGATGCCCTGCTGCTCGAGCATCTCGGGGACGGCGTAGACGTGCTCGGCGTTGTAGGCGTTGAAGACGTCGCGCGCCTCGACGTTGCTGAACAACGCGATCTTCGCGCGGCCCTCGTCGGGGAGCGGGCGTTCGCTGCGCACCACCAACGCGTCGGGCTGGATGCCGTACCCCCGCAGCGTCGCGACGCTGTGCTGGGTGGGTTTCGTCTTGAACTCCTCGCTGGTGCCCAGGTACGGCACCAGCGTCACGTGCAGGTACAGCGTCTGGTCGCGTCCCTCCTCGAAGCGCATCTGGCGGATCGCTTCGAGGAACGGCAGCGACTCGATGTCGCCGACCGTCCCGCCGACCTCGACGAGGACGATCTCGGCGTTCACCGCCTCGCCCGCGGCGCGGATGCGG
This DNA window, taken from Trueperaceae bacterium, encodes the following:
- a CDS encoding CTP synthase → MATKYVFITGGVVSSLGKGIATSSLGALLRARGYRVTAVKIDPYINVDAGTMRPYEHGEVFVTDDGAETDLDVGTYERFLDIDLARGNNVTTGQVYQTVIDRERRGEYLSQTVQVIPHVTDEIKRRIRAAGEAVNAEIVLVEVGGTVGDIESLPFLEAIRQMRFEEGRDQTLYLHVTLVPYLGTSEEFKTKPTQHSVATLRGYGIQPDALVVRSERPLPDEGRAKIALFSNVEARDVFNAYNAEHVYAVPEMLEQQGIGRFTERRLQLEKVVPELHVWHDAVRTLREPQGRVRIAVVGKYVAMPDAYLSLNEALVHAGIANDVAVDVEWVPAEDLAAADVGAGDLDFLTDYDGVLVPGGFGVRGIEGKVRAARLARERRVPYLGICLGMQVAVIEYARHVAQLEAANSTEFDPYTPHPVVALMPEQLEVEGLGGTMRLGSWPMRLAPGTHLAHLYGEAEGGVVHERHRHRYEVAPDAVAPLVDAGLVVSGVTPGMEGRGEGLVEAIELPDHPFYVGVQSHPEFRSRLMHPSPPFRGFIAAAKARTATARDAAPDARSEAAPDAVTDAGAP
- the udk gene encoding uridine kinase produces the protein MSDAPLLIGLAGGTGSGKTTVAAALHAHAPDRVTILPQDAYYRAQPGVAFEARAATNYDQPAAFDHALLLAHLDALLAREAIHRPVYDFARHDRDDATVRVAPTPVVIMEGILVLHDAALRERFALKVYVDAPRDERFIRRLERDVRERGRSTDSVIAQYRDTVGPMHDLYVEPSKRHADLIVPQGGRNHAAMAVLSSFVERAVHGAPPPVPPSPVPRG